From the genome of Phocoena phocoena chromosome 18, mPhoPho1.1, whole genome shotgun sequence, one region includes:
- the CNMD gene encoding leukocyte cell-derived chemotaxin 1 isoform X1: MTENSDKVPIALVGPDEVEFCSPPAYATVTVKPTSPARLLQVGAVVLISGAALLLFGAIGAFYFWKGSDNHIYNVHYTMSINGKLQDGSMEIDAGNNLETFKMGSGAEEAIEVNDFQNGITGIRFAGGQKCYIKAQVKARVPEVGTVTKQSISSELEGKIMPVKYEENSLIWVAVDQPVKDDSFLSSKILELCGDLPIFWLKPTYPKEIQRERRELVRKVVTTMTTRRLRSGPWGNPWPGRPNNETRPSVQEDSEPFNPDNPYHQQEGEGMTFDPRLDHEGICCIECRRSYTHCQKICEPLGGYYPWPYNYQGCRSVCRVVMPCSWWVARILGMV; the protein is encoded by the exons ATGACGGAGAACTCGGACAAAGTGCCCATCGCCCTGGTGGGACCCGACGAGGTTGAGTTTTGTAGCCCCCCG GCGTACGCCACGGTGACCGTGAAGCCCACCAGCCCCGCGCGGTTGCTCCAGGTCGGAGCCGTGGTCCTCATTTCGGGGGCGGCGCTGCTGCTCTTCGGGGCCATCGGGGCCTTCTACTTCTGGAAGGGGAGCGACAATCAC ATTTACAATGTCCATTATACCATGAGTATCAATGGGAAATTACAAGATGGGTCAATGGAAATAGATGCTGGGAACAACTTGGAGACCTTTAAAATGGGGAGTGGAGCTGAAGAAGCGATTGAAGTTAACGATTTCCAGAAT GGCATCACAGGAATCCGTTTTGCTGGAGGGCAGAAGTGCTACATCAAAGCACAGGTGAAGGCTCGAGTTCCTGAGGTGGGCACCGTGACCAAGCAGAGCATCTCCTCTGAACTG GAAGGCAAGATCATGCCtgttaaatatgaagaaaattctcTCATCTGGGTGGCTGTAGACCAGCCCGTGAAGGACGACAGCTTCTTGAGTTCTAAAATCTTAGAACTCTGTGGCGACCTTCCTATTTTCTGGCTTAAACCAACCTATCCCAAAg aaatccagagagaaagaagagaattgGTAAGAAAAGTTGTTACAACAATGACCACAAGAAGATTACGCAGTGGCCCATGGGGCAACCCATGGCCTGGAAGACCAAATAACGAAACCAGACCCAGTGTTCAAGAGGATTCAGAGCCCTTCAATCCAGACAACCCTTACCAC CAGCAGGAAGGAGAAGGCATGACATTCGACCCTAGATTGGATCATGAAGGAATCTGCTGTATAGAATGCAGGCGGAGCTACACCCACTGCCAGAAGATCTGTGAACCACTGGGGGGCTATTATCCATGGCCTTATAATTACCAGGGTTGCCGTTCAGTCTGTAGAGTTGTCATGCCATGTAGCTGGTGGGTGGCCCGCATCTTGGGCATGGTGTGA
- the CNMD gene encoding leukocyte cell-derived chemotaxin 1 isoform X2, with translation MTENSDKVPIALVGPDEVEFCSPPAYATVTVKPTSPARLLQVGAVVLISGAALLLFGAIGAFYFWKGSDNHIYNVHYTMSINGKLQDGSMEIDAGNNLETFKMGSGAEEAIEVNDFQNGITGIRFAGGQKCYIKAQVKARVPEVGTVTKQSISSELEGKIMPVKYEENSLIWVAVDQPVKDDSFLSSKILELCGDLPIFWLKPTYPKEIQRERRELVRKVVTTMTTRRLRSGPWGNPWPGRPNNETRPSVQEDSEPFNPDNPYHQEGEGMTFDPRLDHEGICCIECRRSYTHCQKICEPLGGYYPWPYNYQGCRSVCRVVMPCSWWVARILGMV, from the exons ATGACGGAGAACTCGGACAAAGTGCCCATCGCCCTGGTGGGACCCGACGAGGTTGAGTTTTGTAGCCCCCCG GCGTACGCCACGGTGACCGTGAAGCCCACCAGCCCCGCGCGGTTGCTCCAGGTCGGAGCCGTGGTCCTCATTTCGGGGGCGGCGCTGCTGCTCTTCGGGGCCATCGGGGCCTTCTACTTCTGGAAGGGGAGCGACAATCAC ATTTACAATGTCCATTATACCATGAGTATCAATGGGAAATTACAAGATGGGTCAATGGAAATAGATGCTGGGAACAACTTGGAGACCTTTAAAATGGGGAGTGGAGCTGAAGAAGCGATTGAAGTTAACGATTTCCAGAAT GGCATCACAGGAATCCGTTTTGCTGGAGGGCAGAAGTGCTACATCAAAGCACAGGTGAAGGCTCGAGTTCCTGAGGTGGGCACCGTGACCAAGCAGAGCATCTCCTCTGAACTG GAAGGCAAGATCATGCCtgttaaatatgaagaaaattctcTCATCTGGGTGGCTGTAGACCAGCCCGTGAAGGACGACAGCTTCTTGAGTTCTAAAATCTTAGAACTCTGTGGCGACCTTCCTATTTTCTGGCTTAAACCAACCTATCCCAAAg aaatccagagagaaagaagagaattgGTAAGAAAAGTTGTTACAACAATGACCACAAGAAGATTACGCAGTGGCCCATGGGGCAACCCATGGCCTGGAAGACCAAATAACGAAACCAGACCCAGTGTTCAAGAGGATTCAGAGCCCTTCAATCCAGACAACCCTTACCAC CAGGAAGGAGAAGGCATGACATTCGACCCTAGATTGGATCATGAAGGAATCTGCTGTATAGAATGCAGGCGGAGCTACACCCACTGCCAGAAGATCTGTGAACCACTGGGGGGCTATTATCCATGGCCTTATAATTACCAGGGTTGCCGTTCAGTCTGTAGAGTTGTCATGCCATGTAGCTGGTGGGTGGCCCGCATCTTGGGCATGGTGTGA